In Thermoflexus sp., the following proteins share a genomic window:
- a CDS encoding anti-sigma factor family protein, translating into MPLSKRCEEWLGQIYLYLDGELAEHLCRELEQHLRECPDCHVVFNTTQRTIELYRRYGRIPMPGEARERLFRTLGLEDLLRQASGSGGSERGVNEMFT; encoded by the coding sequence ATGCCCCTATCGAAACGCTGCGAGGAATGGCTGGGCCAGATCTACCTCTACCTGGACGGGGAGCTTGCCGAGCATCTCTGCCGGGAGCTGGAGCAACACCTGAGGGAATGCCCGGATTGCCATGTGGTTTTCAACACGACGCAGCGAACTATCGAGCTCTACCGTCGGTATGGTCGGATCCCGATGCCGGGGGAAGCCCGGGAGCGCCTGTTCCGAACGCTGGGGCTGGAGGACCTGCTTCGGCAGGCATCCGGATCCGGGGGATCGGAACGCGGTGTTAACGAAATGTTCACATAG
- a CDS encoding RNA polymerase sigma factor, giving the protein MPIARRMKGELSEADLLDALRRGDRQAFAAAIDRCGDVIYHVAYRLLGSREEAEDVLQETFLQAFQHLKDFRGEARLCTWLYRIAYNLALMRLRRKEPETISIDQPILLEDDEEIPRELFDWCCLPEEELLRAELRSVLDEAIHSLPASLRTVFLLRDVEGLSTEEVAQILGISTDAVKARLHRARLQLRERLSRYFAEELTGR; this is encoded by the coding sequence ATGCCGATAGCCCGGCGGATGAAGGGAGAGCTCTCGGAAGCGGATCTGCTCGACGCGTTGCGGCGGGGAGACCGTCAGGCGTTCGCAGCGGCGATCGATCGGTGCGGAGACGTGATCTATCACGTCGCGTACCGGCTGCTGGGCAGCCGGGAGGAAGCGGAGGATGTCCTTCAGGAGACGTTCCTCCAGGCTTTCCAGCATCTCAAGGACTTCCGCGGGGAAGCCCGGCTGTGCACCTGGCTCTACCGGATCGCCTATAACCTGGCCCTGATGCGACTGCGCCGGAAGGAGCCCGAAACGATCTCCATCGATCAGCCTATCCTCCTGGAGGACGATGAGGAAATCCCCCGGGAGCTCTTTGACTGGTGCTGCCTGCCCGAGGAGGAGCTGCTCCGCGCGGAGCTCCGATCCGTGCTGGATGAAGCCATCCACAGCCTGCCGGCGAGCCTGCGGACCGTGTTTCTGCTGCGAGATGTGGAGGGCCTGTCGACCGAAGAGGTAGCTCAGATCTTGGGGATTTCCACTGATGCGGTGAAGGCCCGCCTGCACCGCGCCCGCCTGCAGCTGCGCGAACGGCTTTCGCGATATTTCGCCGAAGAGTTAACAGGGAGGTAA
- the tkt gene encoding transketolase produces the protein MIISEGTSRLPTLNPELDQLCVNAIRALVMDAVEQARSGHPGMPMGMADAAYVLWRYVMRHNPRNPLWPNRDRLVLSAGHGSMLLYALLHLSGYDMPMEEIQRFRQWGSATPGHPEYDPHRGVETTTGPLGQGFANAVGMALAARLLAERFNRPGFPIVDHFVYVIASDGDLMEGISHEAASLAGHWGLGRLIVLYDDNDVSIDGPTDLAFTEDVAGRFRAYGWHVLDLDGHDRAAVAQALAEAQQVEDRPSLLICHTHIAYGSPNKQDRAEAHGAPLGADEVRRTKERMGWPVEPPFYVPEAVYAHMRRLMEEGAQWEAEWRARWEGYAAAYPELAAEWERWWRGELPEGWEEAIPTFPPSSDGMATRAASGKVLNALAKVIPNLVGGSADLMESTQTYLHGFPAIGRGRFDGRNIHFGVREHAMGGILNGMSLYGPFRVYGGTFLVFSDYMRPSIRLAAMMGQPVIYIFTHDSIAIGEDGPTHQPVEHLTALRAIPNLWVIRPADANEVAEAWKVALRRRDGPIALILTRQKVPIFDRRGLAPASELARGAYVLAEARDGKPDLILIATGSEVALAIAAREQLEAQGIRTRVVSMPSWELFEAQPEDYRRAVLPPGVPRLAIEAGVPWGWYRYADAVIGLERFGASAPYPEVYQRLGFTVERIVEEAGRLIGR, from the coding sequence ATGATCATCTCGGAAGGAACATCGAGGCTTCCTACCCTGAACCCCGAATTGGATCAGCTGTGCGTGAACGCCATCCGCGCCCTGGTCATGGACGCGGTGGAGCAGGCCCGCTCAGGCCATCCCGGGATGCCCATGGGGATGGCCGACGCAGCCTATGTGCTATGGCGTTACGTGATGCGCCACAATCCCCGCAATCCCCTCTGGCCTAACCGGGATCGCCTGGTTCTCTCCGCCGGGCACGGCTCGATGCTGCTTTACGCCCTCCTTCATCTTTCCGGCTACGATATGCCGATGGAAGAGATCCAGCGGTTCCGCCAGTGGGGCAGCGCCACACCCGGTCACCCCGAATATGATCCCCACCGAGGAGTGGAGACCACCACCGGGCCGCTGGGCCAGGGGTTTGCCAACGCTGTCGGGATGGCTCTGGCGGCCCGTCTCCTGGCCGAACGCTTCAACCGTCCAGGGTTTCCTATCGTAGATCACTTCGTCTATGTCATCGCCTCCGATGGCGATCTGATGGAGGGCATCTCCCACGAAGCCGCCTCCCTGGCCGGCCACTGGGGGTTGGGGCGGCTGATCGTCCTCTACGACGACAACGACGTCTCCATCGATGGCCCCACCGACCTTGCCTTTACCGAGGATGTGGCCGGTCGCTTTCGGGCCTACGGCTGGCACGTGCTGGACCTCGATGGCCATGACCGCGCGGCGGTGGCCCAGGCCCTGGCGGAGGCCCAGCAGGTGGAGGACCGGCCCTCCCTGCTGATCTGCCACACCCATATCGCTTATGGAAGCCCGAATAAGCAGGATCGGGCGGAAGCGCACGGCGCGCCCCTGGGAGCCGATGAGGTGCGCCGCACCAAAGAGCGCATGGGATGGCCCGTGGAGCCCCCCTTCTACGTCCCGGAAGCCGTTTACGCCCATATGCGGAGGCTTATGGAAGAGGGGGCACAATGGGAGGCGGAGTGGCGGGCCCGATGGGAGGGATATGCCGCCGCCTACCCGGAGCTTGCCGCGGAATGGGAGCGCTGGTGGCGGGGGGAACTGCCCGAGGGCTGGGAGGAGGCGATCCCCACCTTCCCGCCTTCCTCTGACGGGATGGCCACCCGCGCGGCCTCCGGGAAGGTGCTGAACGCCCTGGCGAAGGTCATCCCGAACCTGGTAGGAGGCAGCGCGGATCTCATGGAATCCACTCAGACTTACCTGCATGGGTTCCCGGCCATCGGCCGCGGACGCTTTGACGGCCGGAACATCCACTTCGGCGTGCGGGAGCACGCCATGGGCGGCATCCTCAACGGGATGAGCCTGTATGGCCCCTTCCGGGTTTACGGCGGCACCTTCCTGGTGTTCAGCGACTATATGCGGCCGAGCATCCGCCTGGCGGCGATGATGGGCCAACCGGTCATCTATATCTTCACCCATGACAGCATCGCCATAGGGGAAGATGGGCCCACCCATCAGCCGGTGGAACACCTGACCGCCCTGCGGGCCATCCCGAACCTCTGGGTGATCCGGCCGGCCGACGCCAACGAGGTGGCCGAGGCCTGGAAGGTCGCTCTGCGCCGGCGTGACGGACCCATCGCCCTGATCCTGACCCGGCAGAAAGTCCCGATCTTCGATCGCCGTGGGCTGGCCCCGGCTTCCGAGCTGGCGCGAGGCGCCTATGTGCTGGCCGAGGCCCGGGATGGGAAGCCCGATCTAATCCTGATCGCCACCGGCTCGGAGGTGGCCCTGGCCATCGCGGCGCGGGAGCAACTGGAGGCTCAGGGGATTCGGACCCGGGTGGTCAGCATGCCCTCGTGGGAACTCTTCGAGGCCCAGCCCGAGGACTACCGGCGCGCCGTGCTCCCACCGGGAGTTCCCCGTCTGGCCATCGAGGCGGGGGTCCCGTGGGGATGGTATCGCTATGCGGACGCCGTGATCGGGCTGGAGCGCTTCGGCGCCTCCGCGCCCTACCCGGAGGTTTATCAGCGCCTCGGCTTCACAGTGGAACGGATCGTCGAAGAGGCGGGACGTTTGATCGGGCGATAG
- a CDS encoding LCP family protein — MKSVASTASRPASGGRYYRLFIAVLLASTLLSTWLGIAVVMAARAQRWRAMAGGGGSGGGPLGLPPISEVGRMLNPIEWLNPAPAWPVPGRLNLLVLGVDRRPDEQDIPVRSDGIMLIGLDPISNTISVLSIPRDLYVPIPGLEERGISQSRINTACFYGDYYHLGGCGELAKRTVAYNFGVPVHRYIILDFNGFKRIIDLVGGIDVDVPRTIVDNAYPTDDYRTERLVIPAGRLHMDGELALKYVRTRHADSDFGRLKRQQQVLMALRAKVLSLQALPQIPEILRTLGDSVQTDLTLPEMLAIAQFARGVPEERIRLLAVEPSMVRPWQTPNGAAVLIPNRQALATLIEAFNWER; from the coding sequence GTGAAGTCCGTGGCGTCGACCGCTTCCCGCCCGGCTTCCGGCGGGCGGTATTATCGGCTCTTCATCGCCGTCCTGCTGGCCTCCACGCTGCTTTCCACCTGGCTAGGGATCGCGGTGGTGATGGCCGCGCGCGCCCAGCGCTGGCGGGCGATGGCCGGCGGGGGAGGATCTGGAGGTGGTCCCCTGGGCCTGCCGCCCATCTCGGAGGTGGGGCGGATGCTCAACCCGATCGAGTGGCTCAACCCGGCGCCCGCATGGCCCGTCCCCGGCCGGCTGAATCTCCTGGTGCTGGGGGTGGATCGCCGGCCCGATGAGCAGGACATCCCGGTCCGTTCCGACGGGATCATGCTCATCGGCCTGGATCCCATCAGCAACACGATCTCGGTGCTCTCCATCCCCCGGGATCTCTACGTGCCCATCCCGGGGTTGGAGGAGCGCGGGATCTCCCAGAGCCGGATCAACACGGCGTGCTTCTACGGCGACTATTACCATCTCGGCGGATGCGGGGAGCTGGCCAAGCGGACAGTGGCCTACAACTTCGGCGTCCCGGTGCACCGCTATATCATCCTGGATTTCAACGGCTTCAAGCGGATCATCGACCTGGTGGGCGGGATCGATGTGGACGTCCCCCGCACCATCGTGGACAACGCCTACCCCACCGATGACTACCGCACGGAGCGCCTGGTGATCCCGGCCGGGCGTCTCCATATGGATGGGGAGCTGGCGTTAAAGTATGTGCGGACCCGGCATGCGGACAGCGATTTCGGGCGGCTGAAGCGACAGCAACAGGTGCTGATGGCCCTGCGAGCGAAGGTCCTCTCCCTTCAGGCCCTGCCCCAGATCCCGGAGATCCTCCGGACCCTGGGGGACTCGGTGCAAACGGATCTCACCCTCCCGGAGATGCTGGCCATCGCCCAGTTCGCTCGCGGGGTGCCGGAGGAGCGCATCCGCCTGCTTGCCGTGGAGCCCTCCATGGTCCGCCCCTGGCAGACCCCCAATGGGGCCGCCGTTCTGATCCCCAACCGGCAAGCGCTGGCGACGCTGATCGAGGCGTTTAACTGGGAACGATAA